One segment of Rhodopirellula baltica SH 1 DNA contains the following:
- a CDS encoding dipeptidase, with protein MSQPEQSSSSASQLPAEVQSRLDDGKQRHEAELIEWLKIPSISSDSTRRDDVHQAATWLLEKMNAAGLQTESISTNGFPLLVASTPPVPGAPVALVYGHYDVQPPEPLDLWTSPPFEPVVRDGKVFARGATDDKGQVLTHIHSVCDWLASGQPLPLQIKFLIEGEEEVGSQNLDDWLPELAEKLACDVVVVSDSSQYAPGRPAVTCGLRGIATYELFVDGPSHDLHSGSFGGAVANPAMALCQLLASMKDANGKIAIEGLYDDVAPITDIEREAWKKLGADDAEFASSVGASELHGEAGYTTDERRWARPSLDINGLTSGHQGEGVKTVLPAKASAKFSFRLVPNQDPKRLTGLIESHLERHCPPGIRWTLKPDHGAGAMLADANSRYAKAASVAIEKAFGTPPVMIREGGSIPILARFQEVLDCDCLLLGWGQNDDAAHSPNEKFSLEDFHRGIQASASLWQAIASA; from the coding sequence ATGTCCCAACCCGAACAATCTTCCTCATCCGCGTCTCAGTTGCCCGCCGAAGTTCAGTCGCGATTGGACGACGGCAAACAGCGTCACGAAGCCGAATTGATTGAGTGGTTGAAAATCCCAAGCATCAGCAGCGATTCGACCCGCCGCGACGACGTTCACCAGGCCGCCACTTGGTTGCTTGAAAAGATGAACGCGGCCGGCCTGCAAACCGAATCCATCTCCACCAACGGATTCCCGCTGCTGGTTGCCTCCACCCCGCCAGTCCCCGGTGCCCCCGTGGCCCTGGTTTACGGGCACTATGACGTCCAGCCACCTGAGCCGCTGGATCTTTGGACCAGCCCACCGTTCGAACCCGTTGTCCGCGACGGCAAGGTCTTTGCCCGCGGTGCAACGGACGACAAAGGCCAAGTCCTGACGCACATTCACAGCGTTTGCGATTGGCTCGCCAGCGGACAACCCTTGCCGCTGCAAATCAAATTTTTGATCGAGGGCGAAGAGGAAGTCGGCAGCCAAAACCTGGACGATTGGTTGCCCGAGCTCGCTGAAAAGTTGGCCTGCGACGTGGTCGTGGTCAGCGACAGCAGCCAGTACGCACCGGGTCGGCCCGCCGTGACGTGCGGCCTGCGAGGCATTGCAACGTACGAATTGTTCGTCGACGGACCGAGCCACGACCTGCACAGCGGCAGCTTCGGTGGTGCGGTCGCCAACCCCGCCATGGCTCTGTGTCAGTTGCTAGCCAGCATGAAAGACGCGAACGGGAAAATCGCAATCGAGGGCCTGTATGACGATGTCGCCCCGATTACCGACATTGAACGCGAGGCTTGGAAGAAACTCGGTGCCGACGACGCCGAATTCGCGAGCAGCGTCGGTGCGTCCGAACTGCACGGCGAAGCGGGTTACACAACCGATGAACGACGCTGGGCGCGTCCCTCGCTCGACATCAACGGTTTGACCTCCGGACATCAAGGCGAAGGCGTCAAAACGGTTTTGCCTGCCAAAGCGTCCGCGAAGTTCAGCTTCCGATTGGTGCCCAACCAAGACCCGAAACGTCTGACCGGGTTGATCGAATCTCACCTCGAGCGTCATTGCCCGCCGGGTATCCGCTGGACGCTAAAACCCGATCACGGTGCCGGTGCGATGTTGGCGGATGCCAACAGCCGCTACGCCAAGGCAGCCAGCGTCGCGATCGAGAAAGCGTTCGGAACACCACCCGTGATGATTCGCGAAGGCGGCTCGATCCCAATCCTGGCTCGGTTCCAAGAAGTCCTGGATTGCGATTGCTTGCTTCTCGGTTGGGGCCAAAACGACGATGCCGCTCACAGCCCCAACGAAAAGTTCTCACTCGAAGATTTCCACCGAGGCATCCAAGCCTCCGCCTCGCTCTGGCAAGCCATCGCATCCGCGTGA
- a CDS encoding ATP-dependent Clp protease adaptor ClpS, whose translation MSDHSAAVAEPDVVTEEEQRSDRKPKRQPPYHVILWDDTDHSYDYVISMMKRLFRMPIEKGYQVAKEVDKSGRAICMTTTLELAELKRDQIHAFGKDERLDRCKGSMSATIEPARG comes from the coding sequence ATGTCCGATCATTCCGCCGCCGTTGCCGAGCCCGATGTGGTCACGGAAGAAGAACAACGCAGCGATCGTAAACCGAAACGACAACCGCCCTACCATGTCATTTTGTGGGACGATACCGACCACAGCTATGACTACGTGATTTCGATGATGAAGCGTTTGTTCCGCATGCCCATCGAAAAAGGCTATCAGGTCGCGAAAGAGGTCGACAAAAGCGGCCGCGCGATTTGCATGACCACAACATTGGAACTGGCGGAACTCAAACGCGATCAAATTCATGCGTTCGGCAAAGACGAACGACTGGACCGTTGCAAAGGCAGCATGTCTGCCACCATTGAACCTGCTCGCGGCTGA
- the mtaB gene encoding tRNA (N(6)-L-threonylcarbamoyladenosine(37)-C(2))-methylthiotransferase MtaB, with the protein MTAKLRTRTLGCKVNQYETELVRQGLQTIGYEDASDGESADLCIVNTCTVTETGDAKSRQVVRRLNRENPDARIVVMGCYATRAPEEVSALPGVVEVLTDKRELGDLMGRFGVIDVPTGLSGFAGRKRAYVKVQDGCLLRCSYCIIPMVRPKLHSRPSQEIVDEVTRLVDAGHREVILTGIHLGHYGVDWNRNKPREEWVRLAHLVKDLCQIPGQFRIRMSSIEATEVTRELIGVMAEFPEKVVPHLHLCLQSGSDSVLRRMRRRWGTKMFLDRCRLLRESLDRPAITTDIIAGFPGETEEEFEQTLRTCREAGFSKIHAFPYSARRGTPAAERDDQLDKGLISERVDRLGEVEAELRQQYYKTLVGSNLELLVEEVTPDGRLQGTTCRYALGSIERPENASEADALRENDLITARVVSVQDDRLELA; encoded by the coding sequence ATGACGGCGAAACTTCGAACCCGCACACTGGGCTGCAAAGTCAACCAGTACGAAACCGAACTGGTGCGGCAGGGCCTGCAAACGATCGGGTACGAAGACGCCAGCGATGGCGAATCGGCTGACTTGTGCATCGTCAACACGTGCACGGTCACCGAAACCGGTGACGCGAAAAGTCGGCAGGTTGTCCGGCGTCTGAATCGCGAAAATCCAGACGCCCGGATCGTGGTGATGGGTTGCTACGCCACGCGAGCTCCTGAGGAAGTCAGTGCCCTGCCAGGCGTTGTCGAAGTTCTGACCGACAAGCGAGAACTCGGCGATTTGATGGGCCGCTTTGGCGTCATCGATGTGCCCACCGGTTTGTCCGGGTTCGCAGGCCGCAAACGGGCGTATGTCAAAGTCCAAGATGGTTGCTTGCTTCGTTGCAGTTACTGCATCATCCCGATGGTGCGTCCCAAACTGCATTCACGGCCCAGCCAAGAAATCGTTGACGAGGTCACTCGCCTGGTCGACGCCGGGCACCGCGAAGTCATCCTGACCGGCATCCATTTGGGCCACTACGGAGTCGACTGGAACCGCAACAAACCTCGCGAGGAATGGGTGCGGTTGGCTCACTTGGTCAAGGATCTGTGTCAGATCCCCGGCCAGTTTCGAATTCGAATGAGCAGCATTGAGGCGACCGAAGTCACTCGGGAACTGATTGGCGTGATGGCCGAGTTCCCTGAGAAGGTCGTCCCGCACCTGCACCTGTGCTTGCAATCAGGAAGCGATTCGGTTCTGCGTCGTATGCGTCGACGCTGGGGCACGAAGATGTTTCTCGATCGCTGCCGTCTGCTTCGTGAATCATTGGACCGACCAGCGATCACGACCGACATCATTGCCGGATTCCCGGGCGAGACCGAGGAGGAATTCGAGCAAACGTTGCGGACCTGCCGCGAAGCTGGATTTTCAAAGATTCACGCGTTCCCCTATTCTGCTCGTCGAGGCACGCCGGCTGCCGAACGTGACGACCAACTCGACAAAGGGTTGATCTCCGAACGAGTCGATCGGTTGGGTGAGGTCGAAGCTGAGCTACGGCAACAGTACTACAAAACGTTGGTCGGTTCCAATTTGGAATTGCTGGTTGAAGAGGTGACACCTGACGGGCGTTTGCAGGGAACCACATGTCGTTACGCGTTGGGATCGATCGAGCGTCCTGAAAACGCGAGCGAAGCGGATGCTCTTCGTGAAAACGATCTGATCACGGCACGTGTGGTCAGCGTTCAAGACGATCGATTGGAATTGGCGTGA
- a CDS encoding nucleotide pyrophosphohydrolase, whose amino-acid sequence MTSPPRKDDVATVDELKAIVHQFVDERNWHEFHQPKNLVMSLAIETAELMEHFQWLTPEESARVKDDEQKLHDVGEEVADCLAYLLAIANKLDIDLSTTLRAKMIRNAIKYPVPKDE is encoded by the coding sequence GTGACCTCACCGCCTCGCAAAGACGACGTTGCCACCGTCGATGAATTGAAAGCGATCGTGCATCAGTTTGTTGATGAACGGAATTGGCATGAGTTCCACCAGCCCAAAAATTTGGTGATGTCGCTGGCGATTGAAACCGCGGAGCTGATGGAGCATTTCCAGTGGCTCACGCCGGAAGAATCCGCCCGGGTGAAGGACGACGAGCAGAAGCTTCATGATGTCGGGGAAGAGGTTGCGGATTGCTTGGCATACCTGCTCGCGATCGCGAACAAATTGGACATTGATTTGTCGACCACATTGCGGGCCAAGATGATCCGCAACGCGATCAAATACCCGGTTCCGAAAGACGAATAG
- a CDS encoding ThiF family adenylyltransferase, which translates to MAISDPNDRYVRQAQFAPIGEAGQAQIESARVAILGCGALGSVASELLVRAGVGHIRLIDRDLIEWSNLQRQSLYVESDAEQALAKAEAAAGHLRRINSSVVIEVVVADIHPGNIAENLLDVDLVIDAADNFTLRLLLNDWSLSTSTPWVHGGCVGANGQVRFFAGVSPCFRCLVPEVPDPGEVATCDTAGVIGPATHLIASLQSSEALKFLSGNTSAINPRVLSIDLWRNQIREVAIDENLSSQCPACSGGQREFLDAAEAGVSQAETLCGRNAVQIPGGTRRVDLSKIAERWNSVATVQATRFFTRLQLPDDQTLTLFRDGRAVISGVRDIPHARSIYDRYVGS; encoded by the coding sequence ATGGCGATCTCCGACCCGAACGATCGATACGTCCGCCAAGCACAGTTTGCCCCAATTGGTGAAGCGGGCCAAGCACAAATTGAATCCGCACGTGTCGCGATCCTGGGCTGCGGTGCCCTCGGTTCTGTCGCGTCGGAATTGCTCGTACGCGCGGGAGTTGGGCACATCCGTCTGATCGATCGTGACCTGATTGAATGGAGCAACTTGCAACGGCAAAGTCTCTACGTTGAATCCGATGCGGAGCAAGCCCTCGCGAAAGCCGAGGCTGCTGCAGGTCATCTGCGTCGTATCAATTCCAGCGTGGTGATCGAGGTAGTCGTCGCGGACATTCACCCCGGCAACATCGCCGAGAACCTTCTTGACGTCGACTTGGTGATCGACGCAGCCGACAACTTCACCCTGCGATTGCTGCTCAATGACTGGTCGCTTTCGACAAGCACTCCATGGGTGCACGGTGGTTGTGTCGGTGCCAATGGACAAGTCCGTTTCTTTGCGGGCGTGTCTCCTTGTTTTCGGTGCCTCGTCCCGGAGGTGCCCGACCCTGGAGAAGTGGCGACTTGCGATACCGCAGGAGTGATCGGCCCGGCGACACATTTGATCGCCAGCCTACAATCCTCCGAAGCCCTGAAATTCCTTTCAGGCAACACATCTGCAATCAACCCACGAGTGCTGTCGATCGATCTTTGGCGAAATCAAATTCGCGAGGTCGCCATCGACGAAAATTTGTCGAGCCAATGCCCGGCTTGCTCGGGTGGCCAACGCGAATTCCTTGATGCGGCGGAAGCGGGCGTCTCGCAAGCGGAAACACTTTGCGGTCGCAACGCGGTGCAGATTCCCGGTGGAACTCGCCGCGTTGACTTGAGCAAGATTGCCGAGCGTTGGAACAGCGTCGCAACGGTCCAAGCGACACGCTTCTTTACGCGTCTTCAGCTACCGGACGATCAAACACTGACTCTCTTTCGGGACGGTCGAGCGGTGATCAGCGGAGTCCGCGACATCCCTCACGCCAGATCCATTTACGACCGCTACGTGGGCTCGTAG
- a CDS encoding carboxy terminal-processing peptidase yields MSFRQILPVALLAVGCIGSTLIQLPATAQERTVERAAPEQAAPPQPSPQDKVIAKLIAQLMPSNHVSGKDLNDEISRRALDLFLESFDPMKLYFLQSDVDEFNRYSEVVDDQVRLGDLSLAYYIYGRFTQRVDERVAVVMELLDGDFDFTRDEQIIIDRDATQFARDADEARDRWRRQIKLALLDLRNEKTDDSESDEPEMSKDEIMADAKDQLRRRYARYARRWKQTSSDDLLELFLSSVTNGYDPHSTYMSPATLEDFAISMRLNLDGIGASLGEKDGTTVVRQVIPGGAADSHGKLKPDDVIVAVGQDAEGPMVDIVEMPLKEVVKLIRGRAGSVVRLAVRPGGTGNEEIFKIVRARIELEDSAARGEVIDHEMPGQGKVKLGYINLPSFYMDMEAARRNETDYRSSTRDVERILRDFKSQNVGGVVLDLTRNGGGSLTEAISLTGLFIDRGPVVQVKNSDGSVQQYSDDQSGTVWDGPLVVVTSKLSASASEIFAGAIKDYHRGIVVGDPATHGKGTVQTLMDIGQSLFRNNNANYGALKVTLQQFYLPDGESTQLKGVEADLVLPSMTSKLPVAEGDLEYALEFDKVPLAKHSLYAMTPDSLLNSLRINSANRVQQDKEFSELMRRIELYVREKDQKSISLNEEEFLRRRAERKAQTEAEEEELDEVLNNDEIFRDTYYNKEVMNVAHEYVTGLRSQNLAVAK; encoded by the coding sequence ATGTCGTTTCGTCAAATCCTTCCCGTCGCGTTGCTCGCGGTGGGGTGCATTGGTTCCACACTGATTCAACTTCCCGCCACCGCGCAGGAACGAACCGTCGAACGGGCTGCACCGGAACAAGCTGCTCCGCCCCAGCCCTCGCCTCAGGACAAAGTGATCGCGAAGCTGATCGCCCAACTGATGCCCAGCAATCACGTTTCTGGCAAAGATCTCAACGATGAAATCAGTCGTCGAGCTTTGGATTTGTTTCTCGAATCCTTCGACCCGATGAAGCTGTACTTCCTTCAGAGCGATGTTGACGAATTCAATCGCTACTCCGAAGTGGTTGATGACCAAGTTCGCTTGGGCGACCTCAGCTTGGCTTACTACATCTACGGACGATTCACTCAGCGTGTCGATGAACGTGTAGCCGTGGTGATGGAATTGCTCGATGGCGATTTCGATTTCACCCGTGACGAACAAATCATTATCGATCGCGACGCCACCCAATTTGCTCGCGACGCAGACGAAGCTCGCGACCGTTGGCGCCGTCAGATTAAGCTAGCATTGCTCGACTTGCGAAACGAAAAAACAGACGACTCAGAATCCGACGAACCTGAGATGTCGAAAGACGAAATCATGGCTGACGCCAAGGATCAGCTGCGTCGCCGCTACGCTCGATACGCTCGCCGTTGGAAACAAACCAGCTCCGATGATTTGCTGGAACTGTTCCTGTCGTCGGTAACCAACGGCTACGACCCTCACTCGACTTACATGTCGCCAGCAACGCTGGAAGATTTCGCGATCAGCATGCGTCTGAACCTGGACGGCATCGGTGCGTCCTTGGGCGAGAAAGATGGCACCACGGTTGTGCGTCAAGTCATTCCTGGTGGAGCGGCTGATTCACACGGCAAGCTGAAACCAGATGACGTGATCGTTGCCGTCGGCCAAGACGCCGAAGGCCCCATGGTCGATATCGTTGAAATGCCTCTCAAAGAAGTCGTCAAACTCATCCGTGGCCGTGCGGGCAGCGTTGTTCGCTTGGCCGTGCGTCCTGGTGGAACCGGCAACGAAGAAATCTTCAAAATCGTTCGTGCTCGCATCGAACTCGAAGACTCGGCCGCTCGCGGTGAAGTCATCGACCACGAGATGCCAGGGCAGGGCAAAGTCAAATTGGGCTACATCAATCTGCCCAGCTTCTACATGGACATGGAAGCCGCTCGTCGAAACGAAACGGACTATCGCAGCAGCACACGCGACGTCGAACGAATCCTGCGAGACTTCAAGTCGCAAAACGTCGGCGGCGTCGTCCTCGACCTGACTCGCAATGGCGGAGGTAGCTTGACCGAAGCGATCAGCCTGACTGGATTGTTCATTGATCGTGGGCCAGTGGTTCAAGTCAAGAACTCGGATGGATCGGTTCAACAGTACTCGGACGATCAAAGCGGCACCGTCTGGGACGGCCCATTGGTTGTTGTGACCAGCAAACTGAGTGCGAGTGCCAGCGAGATTTTCGCCGGTGCAATCAAAGACTATCACCGCGGCATCGTGGTCGGTGACCCAGCCACGCACGGCAAGGGCACTGTCCAAACGCTCATGGACATCGGACAAAGCCTGTTCCGCAACAACAACGCCAACTACGGCGCATTGAAAGTTACATTGCAACAGTTTTATCTGCCCGACGGCGAGAGCACTCAGCTCAAAGGCGTCGAAGCTGACTTGGTACTTCCAAGCATGACCAGCAAGCTGCCAGTTGCCGAAGGTGACCTCGAATACGCATTGGAATTCGACAAGGTGCCGTTGGCGAAACACAGCCTGTACGCGATGACGCCGGACAGCCTGCTCAACTCGCTTCGCATCAACTCCGCCAACCGAGTCCAGCAGGACAAGGAATTCAGCGAACTGATGCGTCGTATCGAGCTGTACGTTCGCGAAAAAGACCAGAAAAGCATTTCGCTCAACGAAGAAGAATTCCTGCGACGTCGCGCCGAACGCAAAGCTCAAACGGAAGCCGAAGAGGAGGAACTCGATGAGGTCCTCAACAACGACGAGATTTTCCGTGACACGTATTACAACAAAGAGGTCATGAACGTGGCCCACGAATACGTGACTGGACTGCGTTCTCAGAACTTGGCTGTTGCAAAATAG
- a CDS encoding gamma-glutamylcyclotransferase family protein has product MNSVSYSSMIPGKADDVVVYFVYGTLCLGQCREKCWPLTPLSVHPAWVEGTLFGREDYPALRPGNQRVGGECWFFAKRDTERVTTVLDEIEVTNQPGHPNLYDRVELRANLIVSSDLTSSADLKPQNTADPRISWTASAYHYATDPLLDGFNRLTEQETAFGKFSVWPAEKWRSTSVL; this is encoded by the coding sequence ATGAATTCCGTTTCTTACTCCAGCATGATCCCCGGAAAAGCGGATGATGTGGTCGTCTACTTTGTCTATGGAACGTTGTGCCTTGGCCAATGCCGTGAAAAGTGTTGGCCGCTTACGCCGCTGAGCGTCCATCCGGCCTGGGTCGAAGGCACGCTTTTTGGACGCGAGGACTACCCGGCGTTGCGACCAGGAAACCAGCGAGTGGGCGGCGAATGCTGGTTCTTTGCGAAACGAGATACTGAACGTGTCACCACGGTTCTCGACGAGATTGAGGTCACCAATCAACCGGGACACCCTAATTTGTACGATCGCGTGGAATTGCGAGCCAACCTGATCGTGTCGTCCGACCTGACCTCGTCAGCCGATCTGAAACCGCAAAACACAGCCGATCCGCGGATATCGTGGACGGCATCCGCCTATCACTACGCGACCGATCCGCTGCTCGACGGCTTCAATCGTTTGACCGAACAGGAAACTGCTTTCGGGAAATTTTCCGTTTGGCCAGCGGAAAAATGGCGATCGACGTCAGTCCTGTGA
- a CDS encoding PSD1 and planctomycete cytochrome C domain-containing protein encodes MAALLTRTRSSFLALAMGVSALLGTGVRTASAEEVSFNQDIRSVLSDKCFLCHGPDESTREADLRLDIRSEAVDGGAIVPGDAKASELLARITSDDADLVMPPPSTGKSITEAERIAIERWIDQGATYEEHWAYVPPRIPEIPSVSNSTWCRNDIDRFVLARLESEGRSPNPPADRATLLRRLNLDLTGLPPTLESLDEFATSDDPDALVQQQIDAMLESVSFGERWARWWLDAARYADSAGYEKDMQRNVWFYRDWVIDAMQRDMPYDQFIVEQIAGDLLPGATQSQRVATGFLRNSMTNEEGGADPEQFRIEGMFDRMDAIGKSVLGITTQCAQCHTHKYDPISHHEYYEMFAALNDFHEACITVFTPEQAEQRDEVLSSIDSATKQFQREHADWRSLVAQWARTRAGRNTAWTTLHPTTVPFEGQKFNVLEDGSIVSESYAPTKASNDFTLTTHVGTITAVRLDALTHPQLPRGGPGRSIDGTGALTEFKLNIAPLSKNENGDRKPAVSVKFVRAYSDANPHRRTLKPQYRNRDADKDERVVGPPQYAIDGDEATAWTTDIGPGRSNQSRHIVFVPETPVVIDDDAEVTFTLVQKHGGWNSDDNQNFLIGRYRVSITDAADLPTQAVLTEAESVLVMNPDDWTDSQAELALAAWHREIALGEPAFIDETRSAIENDLLSLDSEIESLWEQFPETTTQLVAQAAQRPRETFVFSRGDFLSPTDAVEPNAPDFLHAMPNEDAPDRLRFAKWLVANDSPTTARVIVNRMWQAYFGRGLVSTPEDFGFQSSAPSHPELLDYLATELMQNGWRLKHIHRLIVESATYRQSSIAPANAWRDDPDNELLARGPRHRVEAEMVRDLALSVSGLLNESVGGPSIYPPAPAFLFEPPTSYGPKIWNTSTGTDQYRRSLYVHQYRSIPYPPLQVFDAPKGDAACVRREQSNTPLQSLVLMNEPQFVDAARAFAARILRESPDDDAQRIRLAFRLCTSRVPEHEEVQILLRMLQEQREHIADGNLNLQELLGVPEGLCHQLTGFEATELAAWLTVSRTILNLDETITKS; translated from the coding sequence ATGGCTGCTCTATTGACCCGCACTCGTTCATCGTTCCTCGCATTGGCGATGGGAGTTTCTGCGTTGCTTGGCACCGGGGTTCGAACGGCGTCTGCGGAAGAAGTCTCGTTCAATCAAGACATTCGCAGTGTGTTGTCGGACAAATGCTTTCTTTGCCACGGACCGGACGAATCGACCCGCGAGGCTGATTTGCGTTTGGACATTCGATCCGAAGCGGTCGACGGGGGCGCGATTGTTCCGGGTGATGCCAAGGCCAGCGAATTGTTGGCTCGCATCACCAGCGACGATGCCGATTTGGTCATGCCACCGCCCAGCACCGGCAAATCGATCACCGAGGCCGAACGCATCGCGATCGAGCGATGGATCGATCAAGGTGCGACCTATGAAGAACACTGGGCCTACGTCCCGCCGCGAATCCCGGAGATCCCCAGCGTCTCCAATTCGACGTGGTGTCGCAATGACATTGATCGATTTGTGTTGGCGAGATTGGAATCCGAAGGTCGATCACCCAATCCGCCCGCGGACCGAGCAACGTTGCTGCGACGTTTGAATTTGGATCTGACCGGATTGCCACCCACACTCGAATCGTTGGATGAATTCGCAACGTCGGATGATCCCGATGCGTTGGTCCAGCAGCAAATCGATGCAATGCTCGAGTCGGTTTCCTTTGGCGAACGCTGGGCCCGTTGGTGGCTCGACGCGGCTCGGTACGCGGATTCGGCGGGCTACGAAAAAGACATGCAGCGCAATGTTTGGTTCTATCGAGACTGGGTGATCGATGCGATGCAACGTGACATGCCGTACGACCAATTCATCGTCGAGCAAATCGCGGGTGATTTGTTGCCCGGTGCGACACAAAGTCAGCGGGTTGCGACCGGGTTCTTGCGAAACTCAATGACCAACGAAGAAGGCGGTGCCGACCCCGAGCAGTTTCGCATCGAAGGCATGTTTGATCGGATGGATGCGATTGGCAAATCGGTTCTCGGTATTACCACGCAGTGTGCTCAGTGCCACACCCACAAATACGATCCGATCAGCCACCACGAATACTATGAGATGTTCGCGGCGCTGAATGATTTTCACGAAGCTTGCATCACTGTCTTCACGCCTGAGCAAGCCGAGCAGCGTGATGAAGTGTTGTCCTCAATTGATTCTGCGACAAAACAGTTTCAACGCGAACACGCCGATTGGCGAAGTCTGGTTGCGCAGTGGGCTCGCACCCGTGCGGGACGCAACACTGCGTGGACAACGCTGCATCCCACGACGGTTCCATTCGAAGGGCAAAAGTTCAATGTGTTGGAAGATGGTTCCATCGTGAGCGAAAGCTATGCACCGACGAAAGCCAGCAACGACTTCACGCTGACCACGCACGTGGGCACGATCACCGCGGTTCGTTTGGATGCTTTGACGCATCCTCAATTGCCTCGTGGCGGACCCGGACGCAGTATCGATGGTACGGGAGCGTTGACCGAATTCAAACTCAATATCGCTCCGCTCTCAAAGAATGAAAACGGCGATCGCAAACCGGCGGTGTCGGTGAAGTTCGTTCGAGCCTACAGCGATGCCAACCCGCATCGTCGCACATTGAAACCACAGTACCGCAATCGTGATGCAGACAAAGACGAGCGAGTGGTTGGGCCGCCGCAATACGCGATCGATGGCGATGAGGCAACGGCTTGGACCACCGACATCGGCCCCGGACGCAGCAATCAATCTCGTCACATTGTGTTTGTGCCTGAGACTCCAGTCGTGATCGATGACGACGCGGAGGTCACTTTCACTTTGGTGCAAAAGCACGGCGGTTGGAACAGCGACGACAACCAAAACTTCTTGATCGGTCGTTATCGCGTCAGTATCACCGATGCGGCTGATTTGCCGACCCAAGCGGTTCTCACCGAAGCTGAATCCGTTTTGGTGATGAACCCGGATGATTGGACTGACTCGCAGGCGGAATTGGCCTTGGCCGCTTGGCATCGTGAGATCGCATTGGGTGAACCAGCATTTATTGATGAAACCCGCTCGGCGATCGAAAACGATTTGTTGAGTTTGGATTCTGAGATCGAATCGCTTTGGGAGCAGTTCCCAGAGACAACCACGCAACTGGTCGCGCAGGCCGCTCAGCGTCCTCGCGAAACGTTTGTGTTCTCACGCGGCGATTTCTTGAGCCCGACGGATGCGGTCGAGCCCAACGCCCCCGACTTCTTGCATGCGATGCCAAACGAAGACGCACCGGACCGGCTGCGATTCGCGAAATGGTTAGTGGCCAACGATTCGCCGACCACGGCACGAGTGATCGTCAATCGAATGTGGCAGGCGTACTTTGGCCGCGGTCTGGTATCAACGCCGGAAGATTTTGGATTTCAATCGTCCGCTCCGAGCCATCCGGAGTTGCTGGATTACTTGGCGACGGAATTGATGCAAAACGGTTGGCGACTCAAGCACATTCATCGATTGATCGTCGAGTCGGCGACCTATCGTCAATCATCCATCGCTCCCGCGAATGCTTGGCGAGATGATCCAGACAATGAGTTGCTCGCACGTGGGCCACGACACCGCGTGGAGGCCGAGATGGTTCGTGACTTGGCGTTGTCGGTCAGTGGATTGTTGAACGAATCCGTTGGGGGACCGAGCATTTATCCTCCGGCACCAGCCTTCCTGTTTGAGCCACCCACCAGCTACGGACCCAAAATTTGGAACACGTCGACGGGTACCGACCAATACCGTCGCAGTTTGTACGTGCATCAGTACCGCAGTATCCCCTATCCGCCGCTGCAAGTTTTCGACGCACCCAAAGGCGATGCGGCTTGTGTACGCCGCGAACAGAGCAACACGCCACTTCAGTCGTTAGTGCTGATGAATGAACCGCAATTTGTTGACGCCGCACGGGCCTTCGCCGCTCGTATTCTTCGCGAATCGCCAGACGATGATGCGCAACGAATACGGTTAGCGTTTCGATTGTGTACCAGCCGCGTGCCCGAACACGAGGAAGTTCAAATCTTGCTTCGCATGCTACAAGAGCAGCGTGAACACATCGCCGATGGAAACTTGAATCTACAAGAGTTGCTGGGCGTGCCCGAAGGTTTGTGCCATCAGTTGACCGGTTTCGAGGCAACTGAGTTGGCGGCATGGCTGACGGTCAGTCGCACGATTTTGAACTTGGACGAAACGATCACCAAATCATGA